One Bufo gargarizans isolate SCDJY-AF-19 chromosome 4, ASM1485885v1, whole genome shotgun sequence DNA window includes the following coding sequences:
- the IRS1 gene encoding insulin receptor substrate 1: MASPTDPPPQDGFSDVKKVGYLRKPKSMHKRFFVLRAASESGLARLEYYENEKKWRHKSGAPKRSIPLESCFNINKRADSKNKHLVALYTKDECFAIAADCEQEQEGWYQALVDLHNRGKTHQHHHYSEGAANGVHDGVNGEDVYGEVNHPGLAFKEVWQVIMKPKGLGQLKNLVGIYRLCLTHRTISLVKLNSDAAAVVLQLMNIRRCGHSENFFFIEVGRSAVTGAGEFWMQVDDSVVAQNMHETILEAMKALSDEFRPRSKSQSSSNCSNPISVPVRRHHLNHPPPSQVGLNRRARTESVTATSPAGGIGKHGSSFRVRASSDGEGTMSRPASMDGSPVSPSASRAQSHRHRASSRLHPPLNHSRSIPMPTSRCSPSATSPVSLSSSSTSGHGSTSDCLCPRRSSASVSGSPSDGGFISSDEYGSSPCDFRSSFRSVTPDSLGHTPPAREEDLNNYISMGKTNNLIQRSTPQRYQSSRSEENSDLDKVFRKRTHSSGTSPPTISHQKTPSQSSIEEYTEMMPSYPLRLSSFRHSAFVPTYSYPEECLDLHLENNRPNHSDDGYMPMSPGVAPVPTKNGDYMPMSPKSVSAPQQIINPRRHTQVDSNGYMMMSPSGSCSPDSCNYSKIWTNGANPKLSIESNDGKLVCSDYINMSPASGSTTSTPPDCYLNSVEEPSKPVYSYFSLPRSFKHVHRKNDDGLPRTSVSSGHPLYTEESSSSSTSSDSLGGQEIQQSRTNEMCLQGRSSRLTRPTRLSLESSSKANTLPRAREPALPPEPKSPGEYVNIEFNEKIFSGGLISSVHSPSYVQSRVVPQRENLSEYMNMDLKHRRAKNAYTSCKPASTVCSTAICSSRPPVRGKPIQRDYMSMQLGSLCSDYSQLPPTRTTPKPISPSCNSNYAEMSIGGVSDNLHAPPPSDNTSLTETSCSLLGQGSGPSAFTRVSLSPNRSQSAKVVRAGDPQGRRRHSSETFSSTPTTARVSTGPVSGDDVKRHSSASFENVWLRLGEPVRRESQQPSDPHHNGLNYIDLDLVKDLNGLEHCNPHQTGMTHPSDDLSAYASITFHKLDERRSQAETEE, translated from the exons ATGGCCAGCCCTACAGATCCTCCACCTCAAGACGGCTTCTCCGATGTCAAGAAGGTAGGCTACCTTAGGAAACCTAAGAGCATGCACAAAAGATTTTTCGTGCTCCGAGCTGCCAGCGAGTCGGGTCTAGCGCGTCTGGAGTATTATGAGAACGAGAAAAAGTGGAGGCACAAATCTGGGGCTCCGAAAAGGTCCATTCCACTGGAAAGCTGCTTTAATATCAACAAGAGGGCGGATTCAAAGAACAAACATTTAGTCGCCCTGTACACGAAAGATGAGTGCTTTGCCATTGCTGCTGACTGTGAACAAGAGCAGGAGGGATGGTATCAAGCGCTAGTGGACCTACACAACCGGGGCAAAACCCATCAGCACCACCATTACAGTGAAGGAGCCGCCAATGGGGTGCATGATGGCGTTAATGGCGAGGACGTTTATGGGGAAGTCAACCACCCTGGTCTGGCCTTTAAGGAAGTGTGGCAAGTCATTATGAAGCCGAAGGGTTTAGGGCAGCTTAAAAATCTTGTTGGAATCTACCGCTTGTGCCTGACCCACCGAACAATTAGTTTGGTTAAACTCAACTCGGATGCAGCGGCTGTAGTGTTGCAACTCATGAACATCCGTCGATGTGGACATTCAGAAAATTTCTTCTTTATTGAAGTTGGTCGCTCTGCTGTTACAGGGGCAGGAGAATTCTGGATGCAGGTGGATGACTCTGTGGTGGCGCAGAATATGCACGAGACTATCCTTGAAGCTATGAAAGCATTGAGCGATGAATTTCGACCACGTAGTAAGAGTCAGTCATCTTCTAATTGCTCCAACCCAATTTCTGTGCCTGTTAGGAGGCATCACCTTAACCATCCTCCTCCAAGCCAAGTAGGGCTAAATCGGAGGGCTCGAACCGAAAGTGTGACGGCCACGTCTCCTGCAGGAGGCATTGGTAAACATGGATCCTCATTCAGGGTTCGGGCTTCAAGCGATGGAGAGGGTACAATGTCGAGGCCTGCCTCAATGGACGGCAGTCCAGTAAGCCCCAGTGCCAGCAGGGCCCAGTCGCATCGGCATAGGGCAAGTTCTCGGCTTCACCCTCCTCTAAACCATAGTCGCTCCATTCCCATGCCAACAAGTCGTTGTTCACCCTCTGCTACAAGTCCTGTAAGTTTGTCCTCTAGCAGCACCAGTGGACATGGCTCCACATCTGACTGCTTGTGTCCTCGAAGATCCAGTGCCTCAGTTTCAGGTTCCCCTAGTGATGGTGGTTTTATTTCATCTGATGAGTATGGATCTAGTCCGTGTGATTTCAGAAGCTCCTTCCGGAGTGTGACACCAGATTCTTTAGGGCACACACCCCCAGCTCGAGAAGAAGACTTGAACAACTACATCAGCATGGGAAAAACAAACAATCTTATCCAGAGAAGCACACCGCAGAGGTACCAGTCAAGTAGGAGTGAGGAGAACTCTGACCTTGACAAAGTATTTAGAAAGAGGACTCATTCCTCAGGTACTTCCCCACCCACTATTTCCCATCAGAAGACCCCTTCACAGTCATCAATAGAGGAATACACTGAGATGATGCCTTCTTATCCTCTGCGCCTCTCATCGTTTAGGCACTCTGCTTTTGTGCCCACTTACTCATATCCAGAAGAGTGCCTAGATCTCCACCTGGAAAATAATAGACCAAACCACAGCGATGATGGCTATATGCCAATGTCACCAGGTGTTGCTCCTGTGCCTACTAAAAATGGTGACTACATGCCCATGAGTCCCAAGAGTGTGTCAGCCCCACAGCAGATTATTAACCCAAGACGACATACACAAGTGGACTCCAATGGCTATATGATGATGTCTCCCAGTGGCAGCTGCTCTCCAGACAGCTGTAACTATAGCAAAATTTGGACAAATGGTGCAAACCCAAAGTTGTCCATAGAGAGCAATGATGGCAAGTTGGTTTGCAGTGACTACATTAATATGTCACCAGCTAGTGGTTCTACTACTAGCACTCCTCCTGATTGCTATCTCAATTCTGTTGAAGAGCCATCCAAACCTGTCTATTCTTATTTTTCTTTGCCAAGGTCATTTAAGCATGTTCACAGGAAGAATGATGATGGCCTCCCGCGCACATCTGTAAGCTCAGGTCATCCACTGTACACTGAGGaatcctcctcttcttctacaaGCAGTGATAGTCTTGGGGGACAAGAAATCCAGCAAAGCCGTACAAATGAAATGTGTCTTCAAGGAAGGAGTAGCAGATTGACCAGGCCCACACGGTTGTCTTTAGAAAGTAGTAGTAAGGCCAATACATTGCCTAGGGCTCGGGAACCTGCTTTACCTCCAGAGCCAAAGAGCCCTGGGGAGTATGTAAACATAGAGTTCAATGAAAAAATATTCTCTGGGGGGTTAATCTCTTCAGTACATTCACCATCTTATGTGCAGAGCCGAGTGGTTCCTCAGAGAGAGAACTTATCTGAATACATGAACATGGACCTCAAGCACAGGAGGGCAAAAAATGCTTATACTTCATGTAAACCTGCCAGTACTGTGTGTTCAACAGCCATATGCAGTAGTCGTCCGCCTGTTCGAGGAAAGCCCATTCAGAGGGACTATATGAGCATGCAACTTGGTTCCCTTTGTTCAGATTACAGTCAATTGCCACCTACTAGGACCACTCCCAAACCAATCTCTCCCTCTTGTAACAGCAATTATGCAGAAATGTCAATTGGTGGAGTCTCTGATAACTTGCATGCTCCCCCACCGTCTGATAACACAAGCCTTACAGAAACCTCCTGCTCTCTTCTGGGCCAGGGCTCTGGCCCCAGTGCATTTACCCGTGTTAGCCTAAGCCCAAATCGTAGCCAGAGTGCCAAAGTTGTCAGGGCAGGTGACCCACAGGGTAGGAGGCGACACAGCTCAGAGACCTTCTCTTCTACTCCTACCACCGCCCGAGTTAGTACTGGACCTGTTTCTGGAGATGATGTAAAGAGACACAGTTCTGCTTCATTTGAGAATGTCTGGCTCAGGCTTGGAGAGCCTGTTAGGAGGGAGTCACAGCAACCTTCAGATCCCCATCATAACGGCCTCAATTACATTGATTTGGATCTAGTTAAAGACTTGAATGGTCTGGAACATTGTAACCCCCATCAGACTGGGATGACCCACCCCTCGGATGATCTGAGTGCTTATGCTAGCATCACTTTCCACAAGTTGGATGAACGCAGGAGCCAGGCGGAGACAGAAG AATAA